The sequence GCCAACGGTACTCTAAGAGATTGAATGAGCGACAGATCACTGCTTTGCTGAAGGTTACCTGTCAACGTCCTCGTGATAGGGAGCTCGATATCCTGCAGGTTCTTTTTTTTGCCACAAATTCAGTATATCCTTGTTGATTGAAAGTAAACATAGAATATGCCTTTGAAAGATTTTAAATTAAGGCTGATCATCTGAGTTGTTCGTACCTAATCCTTGATGGATGATGATGCAGAGTTGGTTTAATAATTTAAGAACATTGAGTAATATTCTAATGGGTAATGAATCTAGACATCCTACAATCTTTGACACTTGCTGATGTTGGTACATAACTGTATCATGATGTTGGTAATTTAAGAACATTGAGTAATATTCTAATGGGTAATGAATCTAGACATCCTACAATCTTTGACACTTGCTGATGTTGGTACATAATTGTATCatgatgtttttctttcttctgcaTTTGAATGCTGACCCCAAGACCTTAAACCACTACCTGAGTGTGGTTTACCTACATTCTGTGTTTCTTTTCACCCTGCAATCTTACTTTCATTGTTCTATAGTTCAATTCACTGCCCTTGACATTGATAATTATTTTGTACAGACGGTTCATCATAATGCTTACCATGAAGATCCTTATGCAAAGGAGTTTGGAATAAAAATCAGTGAGAGGCTTGCTCAAGTTGAGGCTCGCATTTTACCTGCACCCAGAGTACGTGAAATCTCGTCTGGTTTTATTACCAAATTTCTATATTCTTTTTTTAgtgaaatattttattaacaaatATTGTTGTTTGTGCAGCTCAAGTATCATGACActggaagagagagagattgccTGCCTCAAGTAGGACAATGGAACATGATGAATAAGgtactttgttttgttttttttgtcattgagttcaaacttcaaagtcatCTCTAGTGGAGTGGGGTAAGCATGCTTTTCTGTGTACCTATTTCTGTAATTGTCTATGAGCATACGATATAAGATGCATTTTTGAGTGTCTGAACTGCATTAATTCCTTGTGTCGAGACAAGGTCAGTAGGTTTTTGATAACAAGGGAAGAGGGGGTAAATCTTGTGGAGTTGTCCGCATTTTTTATTTGTACTATCATAGTGGCACTAGGTGTATAAATGGAGCTAGTAATTTAGGAATTTGGAGTGTGGTTCCTGTAATCCTGTGTCTAATCAAATCAAACCTTGTTGCATATGGTATTTGTTTCTACAAATATAACATGTCTGATGTATTGTATTTATGTGAATAGCCTGATACTTGCCTGTTAGACAATTTATGTGAATTGTATATGCAGCTGCTGGTTGAGGATTATTTTGACACAAGTAATAAAAGATGGCATCTGCTTTGGATTGCCTTATTTATCATGATTGCATCTTTTGTGCACTCTGAATGTGACCTGTTAACTTGAGCTGGCTGTGCCTTGCGATGCCCACATTTGTGAAGGCAAAGTGATGTATGAAGTTATGGGGAAAAAAGTCTTAATATGCATAAAGATCCATATACATACTATGTTTGCCTCGCATATGTCCTTTTTCTCATGAAAATGGTTTCTTTTGGTGAAGATATTTATTGTCCGTGTTTGGTATGTTTTAGGGTAGTAAACGTTTGTttgatgtgtttttgttttagcACTCATATCGATGAGGCACATTTAGGTAGGCTAGTTGTTGGCCAGAGTGAGAGTTTACATGTCTGGTTGTATTCGATTGCACGGTAATTATTTTTGGGCGTTCACTTCTGCTTGCATGTATAGCCTGGCTTGTGTATTGATGATATTTCATTGTGACACAGAAAATGGTGAATGGGGGAACAGTCAACAATTGGATTTGCATAAACTTTTCTCGGCAGGTTCAAGAGAATGCGGCTCATGGTTTTTGCTATGAACTTGCTCAAATGTGTGGCGTTTCTGGCATGGTTTGGCATTTTTCACCTGTTTTCTTGTGTGTTTGGTGCTCTTTTTTATGGTATAATTTAAGAACGTATGTTCTGCTCTTTGTGCAGAACTTCAATCGAGAGCCCGTTTTTCCGCCAATTAGTGCTCGCCCTGAACAAGTTGagaaagttttgaaaactcGGTTTCATGATGCAGTGACAAGACTACAGGGCAGGGAGCTTGATTTGCTCATTGTCATTCTGCCAGATAACAATGGCTCTCTTTATGGTACAGAAGCCTCATGTTGCTCTTCCATTTTTTGCTCGTTTAGTGCATCTTCAGTGCAATTCTGGATTTGGTTCACTGTAGGTCATTTACTTGATTACTCGCCATGCAGGTGATTTGAAGCGAATCTGTGAGACAGATCTTGGGGTTGTTTCTCAATGCTGCTTAACAAAACACGTTTTTAAGATGAGCAAACAATATTTAGCAAATGTGGCCTTGAAAATAAACGTAAAGGTGGGGGGACGGAATACAGTTCTTGTTGATGCATTGTCAAGGCGTATACCTCTAGTTAGTGACCGTCCTACAATCATTTTTGGTGCCGATGTTACCCATCCTCACCCTGGAGAGGATTCAAGTCCATCTATTGCAGCTGTAAGTCCCTAAAAATATGCCTTTGTATGCATTGATTGTGACTAGAGTGCACTTTCGTGTGTACTAACTAGAcgagatgtttgaactttgaatgcAGGTTGTTGCTTCCCAAGATTGGCCAGAGATTACTAAGTATGCTGGTTTAGTTTGTGCTCAAGCCCATCGACAAGAGCTTATCCAAGACCTTTTTAAAACATGGAATGATCCTGTTAGGGGTCCAGTGTCTGGTGGCATGATCAAGTATGGTTTACACTCTCTATTTCCATCTAAATGAAATGTTCATTTCTGAGACTGGGGCatgtttaataattttttttcttgggtgCGTCTATTTTTCAGGGAACTCCTCATATCCTTTCGAAGAGCAACTGGACAGAAACCCCAGCGCATCATATTTTACAGGTATTTCAATTTACCGCATGCTTCTTTCACTGTTTCTTTTTGGTTCCCATTCAAACTATTATTGATGTGTGCCTTACTTGCCAGGGACGGCGTGAGCGAAGGGCAGTTCTATCAAGTTTTGCTTTATGAACTTGATGCTATTCGCAAGGTGACAAATCAACTAAATatctttagcctctttacccTATGCTGCTTGTGTATTGAAATTGGTTGACACTAGAAGTTCATCAATAAATTGACCTCTCTTTATTCTTCTTGATTCAGGCATGTGCCTCTCTGGAACCAAACTACCAGCCTCCTGTGACCTTTGTTGTGGTGCAGAAGCGTCATCATACACGATTGTTTGCCAATAATCATTCGGATCGCAATGCCGTCGATAGAAGTGGGAATATATTACCGGGTAAGTAACTtcatttgatatattttttattcttgagATATAACTATTTGATGCAAGCTCTCATTTCCATATGGTATTTGTTGCAGGCACGGTGGTTGACTCTAAAATATGTCATCCcactgaatttgatttttacttGTGCAGCCATGCTGGAATTCAGGTGAAGTCTTATTTCCTTTTGCTGCATCGTTTTGTTAGTATTGTTTAAATATGTAATATCAACTCAAACGTGATATGAACAGGGTACTTCTCGACCTGCTCACTACCATGTTCTGTGGGATGAGAACAAATTCAGTGCTGATGAACTGCAATCGCTTACTAATAACCTTTGTTACACGTAAGTTCGTTTATTTTGTGGAATCTGTCCTAAGCATATCCTCTGTGTAAGCTTCACTTATGTGTGCAAAAGATACTTGTAACCTACCCTTTTGTTTAAGTTTCTGAGAAAGGACttctcttatatttttttgcAGATATGCTAGGTGCACGCGTTCTGTGTCCATTGGTTTGTGCTCTCTCCCCCCCATATGTACCCTAGTAATTTGCATTTTGGTTTTGATGtctaatgttttttttcttccaaattttGCAGTCCCCCCTGCCTACTATGCGCATCTCGCAGCTTTCAGAGCTCGCTTCTACATGGAACCAGAGACGTCGGACAGTGGTTCTATGATGAGTGGTGCTGCTGCTGGACGTGGAGGTGGTGGTCCGAGGGCCACTCGAGGACCCGGTGTTAGTGCTGCTGTGAGGCCACTTCCTGCTCTGAAAGAGAACGTTAAGAGGGTTATGTTCTACTGCTGAGAGTAGTTGAACTGATTTTTAGCTCTATGTTGGTCAAGTTCTATTCAGGACCAAGGCATGATGTTATTTAACTGTTGCGGCTATTCGCCCAAGCTCTACCCTTTCAGGATCAAAGTAGTTGATTATTGTAAGGTGGAAATATTCTGAAGACTATTTTTGTTATTGGCGTacatttccatttttttttttgaattttgcttCCAAAACCCAGTGAATTTGCGAATACTTCGACTGGATACGTTTCTATTCTATATATTGGAAGTGTTGCCATCTTTCTTAGTACATTGTCCGTCTTTGTGAGTAAATATTAGGAGACTGGACTTCGGATGTAGTTCTGATATTCAAAGCATAGTCGAACTCTATTTCCAAGGATACCCAAGAAGggatggggggggggggggattgtCCTATACACTCTCCCTCTTTCACCTTCACTGCCCAACATATTCCCTCTCCATGGAACCTTCTCGCTTGCCTTTTTTGCTTCTGTTGGGTTTTATCTATTCCTTCCAATTTTCATACCCATGTTCATTGCTCCTTTTCATTTTCGTAGTCATCTATTCCTTCCAATACTTGAGGGAGCACGTCTATACTCAATTTCGTTCCccatttttgttttctcatttttcttgaGCCTTTGCCCCCGCCCCCAACTTGAATATGGCTTGCTACTGCCTTTGAGGTATATGCCCTTCCTGATTTCTCCTTTCATATGTCTGTATTGAACGATTGAACCTTATAAGCGAGAGAAATAGTTCGACTCGCTCTCTTGAGAAAGCAATCCGACAATGAGCTTCTGGAATGATATGATATTTAGggctaaattttttaaaaaataaaataaagaaagagataATATTAGGGATGGTAACACGTGTAACCCTCAAGAATCAATGGTTGAGAttttaaaaattctaaaaattacAGGCCCTCCCTATCCCACCCAAGAAGGGTTTTATCCTTTGCTTCATTGACTTCTTGCTAATTTTAGCATTTAAGTGGTATGGTCGGTTGTTCTATTCCTAATATTTTAGTAGTAGCATTGTGGGCATCACCTGTGCCAAAGGCCTAGGTGAACTGCATCCCTTgaattaactcttttttttatttttttaattttattgtttggaTTTTGATTAGAGCCTCCCTTGAGTTTTAGATTTGTTGACGTCTTCATGAGAGAGTTTTACATTAATCAGTCAAATCTTGAAAGGGCAAACCAACTTCGTATTAAAAAATAAACCCTATGAATGATAGTCTCTactgaccttttttttttttaataaaaatgtcACAACAGACTGGATTATATTCCAATATATTCTAATATGTAAGAGAATTTGAGGCTCAAAGATATGAAAAATAGATCTAGATTTATAATCAGATCCATCAAAATTTTGTatattgaaacttgaaattcaTAACATGCTAAACGGATCTCCAATCATACACTGCTTTCTCAAATGAAAATTCAGGGAAAAACCCATAATATGTCTAtattattgaaacaaaattaagaaaaatgttAGTTGGGGGGAGAGGAAGGGACGGTGGAAGAGATTACCGACTCCACTCCAAATTTAAAAGAAGTGTGCGAGTGGTTTTTAGGGAGAAGGAAGGAGAATTTGGTTTTTAGAGAGAGACGAATAACACAATTCTTTCTCAAACAAGTTTGGATCCTCTACAAACTTGAAAGAAGTGTACGGGTGATTTTTAGGGAGAAGGCAAAGAGAATATGAGAAGGCTAATAACACAATTCTCTCTCTCGAACAAATTTGTGAGCGGTGGTAGTGTTGTTGGTGGTGGCTGTAAagccatcaaatttttttttaaaaaaaaaaattatgaatgtgtttGGATCGAGTTTATGAATCCAACGACATCttttttgtccaaaaaaaaaaaactaatcgaacatgaaaaatacataaaaattctGGACCATTGAATATAAATCCGAAACAACCTATATCTATCTtgttatgaatttgatttttgtttgagataaaaaatatatcggTGGATTAAAccacattttaaaattttattaatttttttagaaaaatcttaATTGCCTCTTTTTACTACAGCAGATTCCCGGAATCCATTGTTGACGAGTTTCAGGGAGAGAGGCGGcatgaaggagaaggagagtCTCTACTGACTTTCATGCAATGTATACTCCTCTAATTTAAAATCTGCCCAATTTGGTCGAACTTTCTCTTTAACCGGCCATGGtcagaacttttttttttttcttttataaaataattaattagagtATTAATTAACGTAGATTTGACTCAGTTTAtttaattcaattttatttaaaGGAGATATATAGGACCATAAACAAATTGTACACCATATTCATGTGAGTTATTTTCTT is a genomic window of Tripterygium wilfordii isolate XIE 37 chromosome 16, ASM1340144v1, whole genome shotgun sequence containing:
- the LOC119981061 gene encoding protein argonaute 1-like: MVRKKRTELPAHQEAGSSDVHSSERPTERSAAPQQGGTGGGGTYQGGGRGGGPQSQQGVRGGYIGGRGRGIPPQQQYGGPPEYQAGGRGGPPQLGGRGAPPQQGGRGAPPQQGVRGGFGGGRAGHGGPSPGGPSRTSVPELHQATPAPYAAGPQPIPSEVGSSYRPPESTQAAMAQFEQLSVQEAPSDQTPSAQTIQPVPSSSKSMKFPPRPGKGSIGIKCIVKANHFFAELPDKDLHHYDVTIVPEVTSRGVNRAVMEQLVKLYRESHLGKRLPAYDGRKSLYTAGPLPFISKEFRVPLVDDDEGAGGQRREREFRVVIKFAARADLHHLGLFLQGRQADAPQEALQVLDIVLRELPASRYCPVGRSFYSPDIGNRRPLGEGLESWRGFYQSIRPTQMGLSLNIDMSSTAFFEPLPVIEFVIKLLNRDGHPRDILARPLSDSDRVKIKKALRGVKVEVTHRGNMRRKYRISGLTSQATRELAFPVDDRGTMKYVIQYFHDTYGFAIQHTNWPCLQVGNQQRPNYLPMEVCKIVEGQRYSKRLNERQITALLKVTCQRPRDRELDILQTVHHNAYHEDPYAKEFGIKISERLAQVEARILPAPRLKYHDTGRERDCLPQVGQWNMMNKKMVNGGTVNNWICINFSRQVQENAAHGFCYELAQMCGVSGMNFNREPVFPPISARPEQVEKVLKTRFHDAVTRLQGRELDLLIVILPDNNGSLYGDLKRICETDLGVVSQCCLTKHVFKMSKQYLANVALKINVKVGGRNTVLVDALSRRIPLVSDRPTIIFGADVTHPHPGEDSSPSIAAVVASQDWPEITKYAGLVCAQAHRQELIQDLFKTWNDPVRGPVSGGMIKELLISFRRATGQKPQRIIFYRDGVSEGQFYQVLLYELDAIRKACASLEPNYQPPVTFVVVQKRHHTRLFANNHSDRNAVDRSGNILPGTVVDSKICHPTEFDFYLCSHAGIQGTSRPAHYHVLWDENKFSADELQSLTNNLCYTYARCTRSVSIVPPAYYAHLAAFRARFYMEPETSDSGSMMSGAAAGRGGGGPRATRGPGVSAAVRPLPALKENVKRVMFYC